The following proteins are encoded in a genomic region of Ostrea edulis chromosome 7, xbOstEdul1.1, whole genome shotgun sequence:
- the LOC130048817 gene encoding uncharacterized protein LOC130048817, whose translation MATASFYIPVLKQVKISFRSFRSKLPNIEGEREETAVTETESVVTSKSEEIEMKVMGVNDASNASRIQLPHANSSEADIVQTNASSSETLNSTTPRGQDKPGDKNNTESKGGAKPKQGSVQRRLTVMFFVLILAYIISYIPPLVFLILTYSIEDFNFITLSKTEALAAKVYKFHYHCSKQLPLENLQWN comes from the exons ATGGCAACAGCGTCCTTTTACATCCCGGTTCTAAAACAAGTGAAGATTTCCTTCCGGTCCTTTCGATCTAAGCTGCCGAACATTGAGGGAGAACGCGAGGAGACAGCGGTCACAGAAACAGAATCTGTTGTAACCTCAAAATCTGAAGAGATAGAAATGAAGGTCATGGGGGTCAATGATGCTTCAAATGCTTCAAGAATTCAACTTCCCCATGCGAATTCCTCAGAAGCTGATATTGTGCAAACCAATGCCTCATCCTCCGAGACCTTAAATTCTACAACTCCAAGAGGCCAAGATAAACCAGGAGATAAAAATAATACCGAAAGCAAAGGGGGAGCCAAACCAAAACAAGGCTCTGTACAGAGGAGACTGACCGTGATGTTTTTCGTCCTTATCCTGGCGTACATAATATCGTACATTCCTCCCCTTGTGTTTTTGATATTAACGTACAGCATTGAAGACTTTAATTTTATTACGCTGTCGAAAACAGAAGCCCTG GCTGCAAAGGTTTACAAGTTTCATTATCACTGTTCAAAGCAGTTGCCATTGGAAAATCTACAGTGGAACTAA